The window GGTTTCGACGACTGAGTAAGGACTACGAGTTGTATACAGAGGTGAGCGAGGCGATGATTTACGGTTCATTGCTGCGGTTAATGGTGAAACGACTGGCAGCTTAATTCCCTCTTTATAAATCAGCTCTTAGGATGGGATCCCAGCTTTTCTCTGATCCATTGAAAACCCACCCAGTTTAGACCCAGTCCAAACCCAAACAACATCAGCATCAAGGCAATCTGAAACCAAACGATCGGCTGCACCATCAGATCCGCCAACAGATGGAAAAAATTGAGCACCGAATACAGCACGGTCACCGCAAAATGGGTTCTGCGGAACGGGAGCGAATCATTAAAACAAAACAAGGATCTTGATCTGAAAATGGCTCATAACCCATGCCCTCCTATGCCTCAGCACTGCAGTGGAACTCAAGGTGATCTAAGCCAAAAAAGGAGGTCGCTCCCTCTAGTGTACTGAGCGGGATCCCTGTTCAGAGATCTTCCGCCAGTGGTGGGCAATATCGATTCGCCGACAGAGCCAAACCTGCTCATGGGCCTGGACATAATCCAAAAACTTAGCCAGGGCCAAAGCCCGACCGGGACGCCCCACCAACCGACAGTGCAAGCCTACACTCATCATTTTCGGTGCGGTTTTCCGCTCTTGGTAGAGCATGTCAAACGTATCCCGCAAATGGGCATAGAACTGACGATAACCGTGGCTGGCAATTTCCCAATCGGCCTCTTGCATGGCTGCCACTGCTTCAGGGTTACGAGCCAAAGCCATCGCCACCCCAAACACCGTCACCGGGATCCCACGCTGAGTAAACAACCGATGCAGCCGCCAAAACCCAGCCCGGCTGCCATACTCGTACAGCGATTCCATATTCATGTGGCGCACCCCCGGCAACGGCACCGCCCCCACTATTTCCGATAAAAATGCCTCGGAAGCAGGATCCCCGTGCAAGATGCAGTTTTCTCCCCCCTCTTCGTAGTTGACCACAAATTGCACAGCAACCCGCGCCTGATGGGGTCAGTAGGGGTGAGGCGGAGTACGGCCATAACCAACCAGGTCACGGGGATAAAACTCAGACATGGTGAGATTAACTCAGGGAACGGGATTCAGAAAACCCCCACATCATAGACCCGATGGAGCCGGTTCCATGGCACCCCAACCTTCAAGCAGACCAAATCTTTCTAATCGGCAAGGTGAACCCCGGCAAAACCGCCTCCCCCGATAGCGTTTCCGGATCCTCAAGCAGTTGCGGAGCTTGGCCTTCTCGATAGATCATCACCCGCCGAGTCTTGGGATCCAACAACCATCCCAATCGGCAGCCATTGTCCATGTACTCCTGCATCTTGGCCTGGGTCTGACCCCAAGAGTCCGTCGGGGAGAGAATCTCCACCACAAAATCTGGACACAAGGGCAAAAATCCCTGTCGCACTTCCGGATCCAAAGCCTCCCACTTTTCAATCGGAATCCAGGCCAAATCCGGAGAACGATCGCTGCCCGAAGGCAAAGAAAATCCTGTCGAAGAATCAAAACTCTTGCCCTTGCCCACCTGCCGATTCCATACAAAAACTTCACCACCTATTTCAAAATTGAGGTTGCCAGTTTCACCTCCGGTTGGGGCCATGATGATCAATTCTCCTCGGGCAGTGCGTTCCAGCTTCAGCTCAGGATTAGCGGCACAGAGCCGGATGAAATCCTCCCGCGTCAGGGTCATCAATGGGGTTAAATCAAGCGTTAAGGCTGTCATGGCAGTTTAACTCCGGTTACTTTTAGTGTACCCCTCGGTATCTTTTCTAGAAGAAATCGTGAAATCTGTGAAAAACCAAAATATCAAGAATGTCAAGCAGACCAAATCTTTCTAATCGGCAAGGTGAATCCCGGCAAAACCGCCTCCCCCGATAGCATTTCCGGATCCTCAAGCAGTTGCGGAGCTTGGCCTTCTCGATAGATCATCACCCGCCGAGTCTTGGGATCCAACAACCATCCCAATCGGCAACCATTGTCCATGTACTCCTGCATCTTGGCCTGGGTCTGACCCCAAGAGTCCGTCGGGGAGAGAATCTCCACCACAAAATCTGGACACAAGGGCAAAAATCCCTGTCGCACTTCCGGATCCAAAGCCTCCCATTTTTCAATCGGGATCCAGGCCAAATCCGGAGAACGATCGCTGCCCGAAGGTAAAGAAAATCCTGTCGAAGAATCAAAACTCTTGCCCTTACCCACCTGCCGATTCCAAAGGGTTAGGTCTGTGGTGATCTCGGCATTCCAGTGACCCGTCTCACCTCCGGTTGGGGCCATAATGATCAACTCTCCTTGGGCAGTGCGTTCCAGCTTCAGCTCAGGATTAGCAGCACAGAGCCGGATGAAATCCTCCCGCGTCAGGGTCATCAATGGGGTTAAATCAAGCGTTAAGGCTGTCATAGCAGGTGAATTGGCGTTCATAAGGCCAGTCTACTTCTCCCCAGCAGCTCAAAACCTGAGTTTCCAAGGCTAAACCGACCCAGACTTGAATCTGAGGTTCAATGCGCTCGATGTGGCTCAGTATCGACTCAAACCGTTCCAGACTGGAGAACTCTCGCTGTCGCAGCTTTATTTGGTCTTATCCGTCAAGGCTGTAGAGTGAACCAAGGTCAATTCACCCTTTATTTTACAACTCGGATGTTGCTTAATTCGAATGACTTTTGTATTCTAGCTGTAGGACAAATCTCCCGCTTTCCTGCCAGAACTAAACGGGATCGAAATAGGCCCAATGGACTGTCTAGACTGGGTTCCAGCATCATTTCTTCTCAATTAAATATCTTAAAATTAGTAATCACATCTTTACAAGAGTTTGTATTCTCGGTCTTTGAATCACTCTTAAGAGAATCCTTAGGATCCAGCAAAGTCTGATGATACCTCCTTTTCAGAAATAGTGTTCACAGTGACCCATTTAATTCGAAGCACAGCCTCTGTAAGGCAAGCTAGATTGGACTTTAGTGAACACTTAAGAGATTGACCCAGATCTAAACTTCAGCCTCAGAACAGTCCACGAGTCATTAGGCATTTTTCAGGACTAGGTCTTAGATTCTGGTGCAGGTCTCACTACAGACTGTCACAGGAGATTTTCCCATGATTCGTTTGCTGGTTGCCATTCTTGCCTTCGTGATTAACGTTCTCTATCGTAATCGCCCCTATCCCAGGTTCTATGTGCTAGAGACAGTGGCTCGGGTTCCTTATTTCTCCTATCTTTCGGTCTTACACCTCTACGAAACGCTGGGCTGGTGGCGCAAAGCAGACTGGCTCAAGGTACACTTTGCCGAGTCTTGGAATGAACTCCATCACCTGTTGATCATGGAAGAATTGGGAGGCGACAAAGCTTGGTTTGACCGTTTTCTCTCCCGTCATGCTGCCTTAGTTTACTACTGGATTATCACCTTCATTTACTTGGTTCATCCTCGTGCTGCCTATCACTTTATGGAGTTGGTGGAACAACACGCCTACAAGAGCTACGATGCTTTTCTCAATAGCCACGAAGCTGAGCTAAAAGCCCAACCGGCAACCGACGTGGCTATTCGCTACTACCGGGATGGTGATCTCTACATGTTCGATGAGTTTCAGACCGCTCACGTACCTGCGGAGCGTCGCCCCCAAATGAATACTCTGTATGATGTTTTTGTGGCTATCCGGGACGATGAAATGGAGCATGTAAAAACCATGCAAGCCTGTCAGAAACCGGAAGCCAGCGAAACGTTCAAAAGCCCCCACACTGTTGCTCA of the Thermostichus vulcanus str. 'Rupite' genome contains:
- a CDS encoding alternative oxidase, translating into MIRLLVAILAFVINVLYRNRPYPRFYVLETVARVPYFSYLSVLHLYETLGWWRKADWLKVHFAESWNELHHLLIMEELGGDKAWFDRFLSRHAALVYYWIITFIYLVHPRAAYHFMELVEQHAYKSYDAFLNSHEAELKAQPATDVAIRYYRDGDLYMFDEFQTAHVPAERRPQMNTLYDVFVAIRDDEMEHVKTMQACQKPEASETFKSPHTVAQAS
- a CDS encoding Uma2 family endonuclease yields the protein MTALTLDLTPLMTLTREDFIRLCAANPELKLERTARGELIIMAPTGGETGNLNFEIGGEVFVWNRQVGKGKSFDSSTGFSLPSGSDRSPDLAWIPIEKWEALDPEVRQGFLPLCPDFVVEILSPTDSWGQTQAKMQEYMDNGCRLGWLLDPKTRRVMIYREGQAPQLLEDPETLSGEAVLPGFTLPIRKIWSA
- a CDS encoding Uma2 family endonuclease — encoded protein: MTALTLDLTPLMTLTREDFIRLCAANPELKLERTAQGELIIMAPTGGETGHWNAEITTDLTLWNRQVGKGKSFDSSTGFSLPSGSDRSPDLAWIPIEKWEALDPEVRQGFLPLCPDFVVEILSPTDSWGQTQAKMQEYMDNGCRLGWLLDPKTRRVMIYREGQAPQLLEDPEMLSGEAVLPGFTLPIRKIWSA